The following coding sequences lie in one Rutidosis leptorrhynchoides isolate AG116_Rl617_1_P2 chromosome 4, CSIRO_AGI_Rlap_v1, whole genome shotgun sequence genomic window:
- the LOC139904569 gene encoding uncharacterized protein — protein sequence MELKNIEITPSQDLVCTNESDFEQENRTYSCTFCKRGFSNAQALGGHMNVHRKDRAKLQESIQETLITKQTTKGINLMDHADLKSSSDEKSDGVPKRPWTCTEEINSPESPRKKDRGVHVNNFKKPSLQLSLRIESSLTSDMSSIISNRTSFSSSSPTELDLELRLGTDSHVTSRDHVILE from the coding sequence ATGGAACTAAAAAACATTGAAATTACACCTTCCCAAGATCTAGTATGCACCAACGAGAGCGATTTCGAACAAGAAAATCGGACTTACTCATGTACTTTCTGCAAAAGAGGCTTCTCGAATGCACAAGCGTTAGGTGGTCACATGAATGTCCACAGAAAAGATAGGGCTAAGTTACAAGAATCGATCCAAGAAACCCTAATTACAAAACAAACTACAAAGGGTATTAACTTGATGGATCACGCTGATTTGAAGTCGTCAAGCGATGAGAAAAGTGATGGTGTACCGAAAAGGCCATGGACTTGTACAGAAGAGATAAATAGCCCCGAAAGCCCTAGAAAGAAAGATCGCGGTGTACATGTCAATAACTTTAAGAAACCATCATTGCAACTTTCGTTGCGTATTGAATCATCGTTGACAAGTGATATGTCTAGTATCATATCAAACAGGACTTCTTTTTCATCTTCGTCGCCAACAGAACTGGACCTTGAGCTTCGGTTAGGAACGGATTCTCATGTAACATCTAGGGACCATGTGATACTAGAATAG